The Pseudarthrobacter sulfonivorans genome includes a window with the following:
- a CDS encoding HGxxPAAW family protein → MSKAPASVSKSGTRTVAPGVVDHSQELGHGNSPAAWTCVIVMLVGALIASIAFVIANTPIFIAGAAVMVLGLILGYIMRKAGYGVEGSKLKSSGH, encoded by the coding sequence ATGAGCAAAGCACCCGCTTCCGTATCGAAATCAGGCACCCGGACCGTTGCCCCCGGCGTCGTTGACCACAGCCAGGAACTTGGCCACGGCAACAGCCCCGCGGCCTGGACCTGCGTGATCGTTATGCTGGTCGGCGCCCTCATCGCGTCCATCGCCTTTGTCATCGCCAACACCCCCATCTTCATCGCCGGCGCAGCCGTGATGGTCCTCGGCCTGATTCTTGGCTACATCATGCGCAAGGCGGGCTACGGCGTCGAAGGCAGCAAGCTGAAGAGCTCCGGCCACTGA
- a CDS encoding anthranilate synthase component I, producing MQDLGIISPGLEEFRELAGSSRVIPVTLKVLADAETPIGLYRKLAQGQPGTFLMESAAVGGTWSRYSFIGAKSRATLTTKDGQAHWLGQPPAGVPLDGNPVDAIRDTIEALRTSRFDGLPPFTSGLVGFLGWETVRHWERLTSPPEDDLHLPEMALNLVTDMAVHDNHDGTVLLIANAINFDGSSDRVDEAWEDAVARVKALLTQISTPVAQPVSVLEPAALDFASSVEERWDEPSYLAALDRGKEAIVDGEVFQVVISRRFEMECGASPLDVYRVLRNTNPSPYMYIFSLEDADGREYSIVGSSPEALVTVTGEEVITHPIAGSRPRGKTVEGDKALAEELLADQKERAEHLMLVDLSRNDLSKVCVAGTVDVTQFMEVERFSHIMHLVSTVVGKLSPDANAYDVLKATFPAGTLSGAPKPRALRLLDELEPHRRGIYGGVVGYLDFAGDMDMAIAIRSALLREGRAYVQAGGGIVADSVNPTEALETVNKAAAPLRAVHTAGSLHNIAAESLPGTSHTSDASTAEESQGAE from the coding sequence ATGCAGGACCTTGGAATCATCAGCCCGGGCCTCGAGGAGTTCCGCGAACTCGCCGGCAGCAGCCGGGTCATCCCCGTCACGCTCAAAGTGCTGGCGGACGCGGAGACCCCTATCGGCCTCTACCGGAAGCTGGCCCAGGGCCAGCCCGGCACGTTCCTGATGGAGTCCGCGGCGGTGGGCGGCACGTGGTCGCGGTACTCCTTTATTGGCGCGAAGTCCCGGGCAACCCTGACCACCAAGGACGGCCAGGCGCACTGGCTGGGCCAGCCCCCTGCCGGCGTGCCCCTGGACGGCAACCCCGTGGACGCCATCCGCGACACCATCGAAGCACTGCGGACCAGCAGGTTTGACGGACTGCCGCCGTTCACCTCCGGCCTCGTCGGCTTCCTGGGCTGGGAGACTGTCCGCCACTGGGAACGGCTGACCAGCCCGCCGGAGGATGACCTCCACCTGCCCGAGATGGCGCTGAACCTGGTCACGGACATGGCAGTGCACGACAACCATGACGGCACAGTGCTGCTGATCGCCAACGCCATCAACTTCGACGGGAGCTCCGACCGCGTGGACGAGGCCTGGGAAGATGCCGTGGCACGGGTCAAGGCCCTCCTCACCCAGATCAGCACGCCCGTGGCCCAGCCGGTTTCCGTACTGGAGCCCGCCGCCCTGGATTTCGCCTCCAGCGTCGAGGAACGGTGGGACGAACCCTCTTACCTGGCCGCGCTGGATCGCGGCAAGGAAGCCATTGTGGACGGCGAAGTGTTCCAGGTGGTGATTTCACGCCGCTTCGAAATGGAGTGCGGCGCCTCGCCCCTTGACGTGTACCGCGTCCTGCGCAACACCAACCCCAGCCCGTACATGTACATCTTCAGCCTCGAGGACGCCGACGGCCGGGAGTACTCGATCGTAGGGTCCTCACCCGAGGCCCTGGTGACGGTAACCGGTGAAGAAGTCATCACCCACCCCATCGCCGGTTCACGGCCCCGAGGCAAAACGGTGGAGGGAGACAAGGCCCTCGCCGAGGAGCTGCTGGCCGACCAGAAGGAACGCGCCGAACACCTGATGCTCGTGGACCTCTCCCGCAACGATCTGTCCAAGGTCTGCGTGGCGGGAACCGTGGACGTCACGCAGTTCATGGAGGTGGAGCGGTTCAGCCACATCATGCACCTGGTCTCCACCGTGGTGGGCAAGCTGTCCCCGGACGCCAACGCCTACGACGTCCTGAAAGCGACCTTCCCCGCGGGCACCCTGTCCGGTGCCCCGAAGCCCCGGGCTCTGCGCCTGCTGGACGAGCTTGAACCGCACCGCCGCGGCATCTACGGCGGCGTGGTGGGTTACCTCGACTTCGCCGGCGACATGGACATGGCCATTGCCATCCGCTCGGCCCTTCTCCGCGAAGGACGCGCCTACGTCCAGGCCGGCGGAGGCATCGTGGCGGATTCCGTGAACCCCACAGAAGCCCTGGAGACCGTGAACAAGGCGGCCGCTCCGCTCCGGGCCGTGCACACCGCCGGATCGCTGCACAACATTGCGGCGGAATCGCTCCCCGGCACCTCTCACACCAGCGACGCCAGCACCGCCGAGGAAAGCCAGGGCGCCGAATGA
- a CDS encoding TIGR03085 family metal-binding protein gives MHFVEPSREVLAETLLAAGPDAPTLCRGWRTRDLAAHLYLRERKAAVGLGLIIKRLSKASDKATAKLAAKLKTADDYTGLVNTFRGGPPALSPMNIKALDESSNLIEYFVHTEDIRRAVDRWAPRALDEAYSDALWDELIKRAAILYRGVDLGIVLVRPSGPRHVAKRAPVSVAIVGEPGELLMHAHGRTRHALVTFEGQPDAVALLQSAEVGL, from the coding sequence ATGCATTTCGTCGAACCGTCCCGAGAAGTCCTGGCCGAAACCCTGCTGGCGGCCGGCCCTGATGCCCCCACCCTCTGCAGAGGCTGGCGCACCAGGGACCTTGCCGCGCACCTTTACCTTCGCGAACGCAAGGCTGCCGTAGGGCTTGGCCTCATCATCAAGCGCCTGTCCAAGGCTTCGGACAAGGCCACCGCCAAGCTCGCGGCAAAGCTGAAAACCGCTGACGACTACACCGGCCTCGTGAACACCTTCCGTGGTGGCCCGCCGGCTCTGTCCCCCATGAACATCAAGGCCTTGGACGAGAGCTCCAACCTGATCGAATATTTCGTCCACACCGAGGACATCCGCCGGGCTGTGGACCGCTGGGCACCGCGCGCCCTCGACGAGGCCTACTCGGACGCCCTATGGGACGAACTGATCAAGCGGGCAGCCATCCTTTACCGTGGCGTCGACCTTGGCATTGTGCTGGTGCGCCCGTCCGGGCCGCGGCACGTCGCCAAGCGGGCACCGGTTTCGGTGGCGATCGTTGGTGAGCCGGGCGAACTGCTGATGCACGCCCACGGCCGGACCCGCCACGCCCTGGTTACTTTCGAAGGCCAGCCGGACGCCGTCGCCCTGCTCCAGTCGGCTGAAGTCGGCCTCTAA
- a CDS encoding Trp biosynthesis-associated membrane protein encodes MTPAWARKSTLVLLIAVLALAVFGATTQTWITVSLDANQVGQAAGDQNTLSVQGSKAATAVTALAVVALAGGLAASIAGKFSRWVITALIMLASVGIIAAAATVLADPLGAAQGSIAAATGVTGGNAEVAVTAFPVLAVVAGALLALAALLIIPAGRHWKSRTKYDAATYGGPAGSTAAATGPVDEIDSWDRLSRGDDPT; translated from the coding sequence ATGACGCCGGCCTGGGCCAGGAAATCCACACTGGTACTGCTGATCGCCGTCCTTGCGCTGGCCGTTTTCGGCGCCACCACCCAGACCTGGATCACCGTCAGTCTGGACGCCAACCAGGTGGGCCAGGCCGCGGGGGACCAGAACACCCTGTCGGTCCAGGGCAGCAAGGCCGCCACCGCGGTGACGGCCCTGGCCGTCGTGGCCCTGGCGGGCGGACTGGCAGCATCCATCGCAGGAAAGTTCTCGCGGTGGGTCATCACCGCCCTCATCATGTTGGCCTCCGTCGGCATCATTGCCGCGGCCGCCACGGTGCTGGCTGACCCGCTGGGCGCCGCGCAGGGCTCCATCGCCGCTGCCACCGGGGTCACCGGCGGGAACGCGGAAGTGGCCGTTACCGCCTTCCCGGTCCTCGCCGTCGTCGCCGGTGCCCTGCTGGCGCTGGCCGCGTTGCTGATCATCCCCGCTGGCCGGCACTGGAAGTCGCGGACCAAATATGACGCAGCCACATACGGAGGGCCCGCCGGCAGTACGGCGGCCGCCACCGGTCCTGTGGACGAGATCGACAGCTGGGACCGGCTCTCGCGCGGCGACGATCCCACCTGA
- the trpC gene encoding indole-3-glycerol phosphate synthase TrpC: MATVLDDINAGVWEDMEARKRLVSLADLKDLAAAAAPARDAWSALGGTAVQRDQLKVIAEIKRRSPSKGDLASIVDPAALAEQYADGGAAVISVLTEQRRFNGSLADLDAVRARVDVPLLRKDFTLDEYQIWEARAHGADLILLIVASLSDSQLREFSALSRELGMNVLVETHTEEEIERAVAAEARIIGVNVRNLKTLDVDRSVFASLAGLIPAEALVIAESGVRGVDDVTHYAANGANAILVGEALVSDATPRDRIAEFTAAGAAAIAARA, encoded by the coding sequence ATGGCGACTGTTCTCGACGACATCAATGCCGGTGTCTGGGAGGATATGGAGGCCAGGAAGCGTCTCGTTTCGCTGGCGGACCTGAAGGACCTGGCGGCGGCCGCGGCACCCGCCCGGGACGCCTGGTCGGCCCTCGGCGGCACCGCGGTGCAGCGGGACCAGCTGAAGGTCATCGCGGAAATCAAGCGGCGCAGCCCGTCCAAGGGCGACCTCGCCAGCATCGTGGATCCGGCAGCGCTGGCAGAGCAGTATGCCGACGGCGGCGCAGCCGTGATCAGCGTCCTCACCGAGCAGCGGCGCTTCAACGGCTCCCTTGCGGACCTGGACGCCGTCCGTGCCCGCGTGGACGTTCCGCTGCTCCGCAAGGATTTCACCCTCGATGAGTACCAGATCTGGGAGGCCCGCGCCCACGGCGCGGACCTGATCCTGCTCATCGTGGCGTCGCTCTCCGACAGCCAGCTCCGGGAGTTCAGCGCCCTCAGCCGCGAACTCGGCATGAACGTGCTCGTGGAGACACACACGGAAGAGGAAATCGAACGTGCAGTGGCGGCTGAGGCGCGCATCATCGGCGTTAACGTGCGCAACCTGAAGACGCTCGACGTCGACCGTTCAGTTTTCGCCTCCCTCGCCGGACTGATTCCGGCCGAAGCGCTGGTCATCGCCGAATCCGGTGTCCGCGGCGTGGACGACGTGACGCATTACGCCGCCAACGGCGCCAACGCCATCCTGGTGGGGGAGGCCCTCGTCAGCGACGCAACGCCGCGTGACCGGATCGCCGAATTCACGGCGGCCGGCGCTGCCGCCATCGCCGCCCGGGCCTAG
- the hisI gene encoding phosphoribosyl-AMP cyclohydrolase produces the protein MSEQPASAPVIVPAPATSPLPSAVAAALKRDGAGLVAAVVQQFDTHEVLMLGWMDDEALHRTMTSGRVTFYSRSRQEYWRKGDTSGHVQWVKSVALDCDGDALLIRVDQVGAACHTGTRTCFEGRDLEVQTGEAV, from the coding sequence ATGTCTGAGCAGCCCGCCTCCGCCCCCGTAATTGTCCCGGCCCCCGCCACAAGCCCGCTTCCTTCTGCCGTCGCGGCCGCACTGAAGCGTGACGGCGCCGGGCTGGTTGCCGCGGTGGTCCAGCAGTTCGACACCCACGAAGTGCTGATGCTGGGCTGGATGGACGATGAAGCCCTGCACCGCACCATGACCAGCGGCCGGGTCACCTTCTACTCCCGCTCCCGCCAGGAATACTGGCGCAAGGGGGACACCTCCGGCCACGTCCAGTGGGTCAAATCGGTTGCCCTGGACTGCGACGGCGATGCCCTCCTGATCCGCGTGGACCAGGTCGGCGCGGCGTGCCACACCGGCACCCGGACCTGCTTCGAGGGCAGGGACCTGGAAGTCCAGACCGGCGAGGCAGTCTGA